One Arthrobacter sp. FW306-07-I genomic window carries:
- a CDS encoding SRPBCC family protein — MTVISTEKNPEALSLTVVAEFDAGVERVWQLWEDPRQLERWWGPPTYPATFYLHDFVPGGKAKYYMTGPEGDKAHGWWEFTSIESPRRLQFDDGFADNDGNPTGEYGTAHATVTLETVGERTRMTILSTFESEEQLEQMVQMGMEEGMKQAVGQIDSILAEHANA; from the coding sequence ATGACAGTCATCAGTACGGAAAAAAATCCTGAGGCCCTGAGCCTTACCGTTGTCGCCGAGTTTGACGCCGGAGTCGAACGCGTCTGGCAGCTCTGGGAAGACCCCCGCCAGCTTGAGCGGTGGTGGGGACCGCCCACCTATCCGGCAACCTTCTACCTGCATGATTTCGTGCCGGGCGGCAAGGCCAAGTACTACATGACAGGGCCTGAAGGGGATAAGGCGCACGGCTGGTGGGAGTTCACCAGCATCGAGTCACCGCGCAGGCTGCAGTTCGACGACGGGTTCGCGGACAATGACGGCAATCCCACCGGGGAATACGGCACTGCCCACGCCACGGTGACGCTGGAAACAGTGGGGGAGCGGACGCGCATGACCATCCTGTCCACTTTCGAATCCGAGGAACAGCTGGAGCAGATGGTGCAGATGGGTATGGAAGAAGGCATGAAGCAGGCAGTCGGACAGATTGACAGCATCCTCGCCGAGCACGCCAACGCCTGA